The DNA window ctttcttcctttcttcctttctctcttcctttctctcttcctttctctccaaCATCACCATGAAATCTAAGCGGCCGATTTCTGCCGTCAATCCAGGTTCGGTGAAGAGGTCCAAGGTGAATATCCCTTGATCATTGACTTAGGCCGGTCCCAACCTTCCTGCTTCTGCGGAATTCTCTCGTGCTGCTCGTGGCTAACGGTCCTCTCTCAAGACCCACCATCCACAGACGCAAGAGGGAGATGGGCCATTATTGACCAGGATGGATGGTTCGGTCCAAACTGCCAACATCAACTCCCGACTAAGGACCTTGGAACATCTCGCTCGCGAGTTGATGGGCAGCCCTGGTGCCTCGGAGGTTGACCCAGAGGTGATGAAAGCCGTGATTATTCTGAGCGACAATTGTAACCGAAGGGTAAAATCATCCCGATCCGTGTCCAGGGATAGCAGTGAGCCTTGTCAGACTCCCGAAACACAAGCCCATGCTTCTCAAGAAAATGGCAACCCATCTATGCCTCCATTGCCCCCTATTCGAGACATTTCGCTGGAAAAGGCAGTATTCACACACCCCGGGGTCGGCAATAATAACAAGGCAACCTACGACCGGTTGGAGATCCTTGGGGATGCTTATATTGAGCTGATCGCAACAAGAATGGTGTGGGAGCAGTTTACGGACATACCCTCGGGTCGAATATCACAGATCAGAGAGCTCCTGGTCAAGAATGAAACCCTTTCGAGCTTTGCAAGCATATATGGTTTTGACCGCAGAGCTTCGGTACCGTCGGACCACGCGAGCCAATCCAAGCGCTGGACAAAGACCAAGGGCGACATCTTTGAGGCTTACGTGGCCGCAGTTATCCTATCTGACCACACTCATGGCTATCAGACTGCGGTAGAATGGCTATCTCGTTTATGGGTTCCACTGCTCAGCAGCTTAGACCATCAGCAGACGGAGCTCAGGTCGAAGGAAGCTCtcgccaagaagatcatGGGAAAGGGAATCAAGCTTGAGTACATGGGTGAACGTCCGACCATCCAGCAAAAAGGTGGCACTCAAACTCACTTCATTGGGGTATACCTGACCGGCTGGGGTTGGACCAAGAAGCATTTGGGCTCTGGAAAGGGGCTCAGTAAAGCAGCAGCGGGCGATCAGGCTGCCCAGCAGGCTTTGCAAAACATTCCACTAATTCTCGAGATCATGGAGGCAAAGAGGTCATGGGAGCTACAGGAAACATAGTAACACATAGGTTCAATGTTAGAATCTTCATCTACGCCAGGCCCTCTTCATGGATGTATACGTCAGACTACACCATGTCCTTTCCCTATTTACATTAGGTCATAATACTATTATAGTACCGGCATAATCGTAAGAAGAATACCTAGGTAATTGACTGTTGTGTCATGCTTGTATGGTAGAGACAATTGCCTGGATGATCTGAGCAAATAGGCCAACCTAGAAGGTCCAGCAATCTAGCAACGAGTCCGAGGCTTGCTTCATCCTCCGCGAGAGGGCTCCTACCATCGGCAAAGAGGATGGATAGCCTACTACACTAAATTCCTATAATCTAGATAACTAGCCCTTTGTCTTTTTAGTGTTGGTTTACTGCCGGTTCTCTTAGTAGCGGCTAGCGAATGAGGTCGGTGGACACCTATGTAGCTAGTTAGCCGTATGGAATACTTAGACTTCCGCATGACCTCACCCAACCTAGACCTAACCCGAATCCAGCCCAGACTAGGCTAGGTTTTGGGTCAGAATCCTCGACCCGGAACTATGTCTGGGTTGCAATGTCTAACCTAGCACTAGGTCCGGGGCCCCAACTTAGGTTACAAACATGACAAACACGCTTAAGCTCGTGACTACATAAACTATGCAATTTCTAACTGTGCTACTAGATATTTCTATTACATTTGAATTAGGATTAATATCTTGATTTTAACATAAAGTAATAAACATTAGGTGGAATGTAGACTTTAGATTTATTGCCTATACTATTGTAGCTAATAAAGCCTTATCTAGCTCGATAGGTATCACCTTATTTATAATGGCATTAGTCTTACACTAATTACACAGATGTATTGCTACATATTATTGGTTTGAGAGTAGTACTTACCAAATTTTAACTAACTAGCTTTTAAGTAACTTACCTATACGAAGAATACGCTCTTTGGGGGCAATGCTAGTTAAGTATAATAAGTCATAGGATACCTTCTTAGGCCTCTTATGAGAAGAGTATTTCGGCTTCATCCTAAGGTTAGTAGCTAACATGAATTAGTAAATGCGACATATTAACATCCTACCCTGACTCCTATCCCTAATTATCAAAAAGTTTATCCTACCTCGCCTATAGTATAACCTGACTTGAATCTGAAATAAATAATTATTTTATAGCaataccaaaaaatacaGCGATGTCCGCgacaaatatatatatctgaatATGAAACCCGTATGAAAATTTCGCTCTAAAACTCGCGTTAATAATCATAGACTAACTATTAAAGAAGAGTAATCACCTTTATAATGGATTCTGTCTATAGATTCGTATAGATCTACCCTTAGACTATCAATAGTAAGAGAAATAGCTAATATTCTCTTACGTAGGTACTATAATCAGATTATTAGTAAGAATTAGGCTACTAACTATATAAAGCGCTATCTTAAGCTAGAATCGCGCTTTTCTCATCGATACGATTATAAAAGGGCTTTATATAAAGATCCGCGTATTACTATGCCTTAGTTTAAGTATATACGACGCATAATTCACGAAAATAGTATTtaacctaaggatatctataaaTTTgacgaaataggctttatAATAGGCCTAATTACGACGACTAGGGCTATTATAAGAGCTAATTACTATTTTCGGAGGTCgataaaatagctagggaatcgcgaataTGTTATATCGATTAAATTTATAAATATAATCCCCctaactattatctttaaagctaaaacctactactataaggCTTAGTATAATGACCTACCTAGCAattagagaatcgaaattAGCGATAATAGTTAGAATACGGATTAAACTAGCCTTCGATAGTTTCACAAAATTTATCCCTATAACTACTAGTTATACTAATAGTAAATATCAACTAATTATTATAAATAGctatagtagtcatttagcGCCAAATTTTAATTGATTATACGctaaaaacgatattattataatttATGTGCCTCTATATTCGTCGtatctattatagcccttagatataAGCTATCTTGCCCACCTAAAGCGTATATATAGGGCCCTAACTAAGGCTGAATCGCGATATAATATtaactatattaataagcttaACTTCCTTGAATTAACGtaacgtaatccacaagcgagcgcgccatccaagcgagcgcgccaccCAACCAATTACAACTattttaaatcgatttattagaccaccaacgccattaatttcaaatttctacctatcagacctaTTGGGGCAATGCGTTCTTCTATGCCTAATTTGAAAATAGTCGCTGCATCGTGGGGGGGCGCGCCTGATTGGTTGggaagctaatgcatctaCTTCCATAGGGGGGGGcattttggcattcattaGCCTGGTTTGGActattaaatgcctcccTACCCTCATGACTTCTAAATCCGCCTAATTGGGCAATGCGCTTTTTAGAtttcttgcgctttttgatttttctctTATTTGTAGCGCTTAAATCATGGACTTGCTCGCGAAGAATTGCTGTACTATGCATCAGAAGTTAGGTCGCTTTAATGATCTGAATTATTTGCCTTTATATAGGGCTTAGATCGCTTTGAATTTAGTAGGTAATCAGCGCTTTGATTAATGAAGCTTATTAATCTAATTGTTTAGAATTTACTAGCGTTTTTAGGCTCTATGCGCTTGATCgactacctagtcgactacctagAGGGGTAGGTATCTAAAGTTGAACATtaagctttgaaatgaccctatcTAGATCATATGGCACTAAACCAGCTGCTTTAAAAGCGCTTTGAATTATTAATGGTTTAAATGCTTCTATACGAGCCTATAGGAATGCTTTAAGGAAGTCAAGCTTATTAATATGGTTGATATTATatcgcgctttagccttaatcaGCCCCCCGTatacgcgctttaggggggcaaaatagcctatatctaagggctataatagatataACGAATGTAGAGGCATACAAATTgtaataatatcgtttttagCGCATAATTTATCAAAATCAGCTactaaatgactactatagccatctataataagtAGTCGATATTTCCCCCTCGTACGACTAGTAGtcatagggataaattgcttttATAGCTATCGAAGCCTAATTTAGTCTATAGTCTAACTATTGTCGCTaatttcgattctctaatcgTTAGGTAGGTCCTTATACTAAGCTTCGTAGTAGTAGGTTTTCCCTTTAAAGATAATGGTTAGGgggagtataaatcctattaaATTCACACATTTAATCGATGTGAcctattcgcgattccctagctattttaCCGATCTCTAACCGTAGTATTCGGCTCTTATAATAACCTtagtagtcgcaattaggcctattGCAAAGCCTgtttcgtcgaaattgtagatatccttaggttgaatGCTATTTTCGTCAATTATACATCGTACAAGCTTAAACTAAGGCATAATAGTGCGCGGATCTTCGCATAAAGCCCTTTTGTAATTatatcgacgagaaaagCGTGATTTTAGCTCTAGATAGCGCttagtatagttatagaCCTAATTAATCCTAATAGGCTGACTATTGTgctcctataatagaatATTAGCCATTTCCCTAACTATTAGTGCTCTaggggcagatccgcgcatatctatagatagaatctattgtaggagcgattgctcttctttaggagtcaatttatgactatttgcgcgcGTATCTTGTCGAAATAGTACGCCATCAAGCCGACGTTGTAGAGTTCAACGAGGTAAGTTAAATACGCGTGTAGCTTCGCGAATAGAGGGAATTTCGTCATTCTGTAAGGCTTTGATTATAAGCTAGATCCTACCCTCCTAATTGACAGAATTTTAGCGATTCtgattgcgaatagggggcatggtgggtagttgaaatgatgaagttgacgcgttggggcgcgatCGCGATTTAgtggcgcgctcgcttggatggcgcgctcgcttgtggattacgttaatcggtaagcgagtaGGCTATATAAGCGAGTAGGTCAGCccaaaacactatagtaaaGCGATAATTTATAACTTGATATCTCAATAATAGTAACATATTATACAATTTGATTATACCCTAATACCATTCAAGGAATAAGTAGGCTACTAAGTGAGTAGGGAATTTTGAGGTCTAATAGTTGAGATAGATATATTAAGTATGTGGTCGTAGTGTATTTTTTTGTAACGTAGTTGGATAATTATTTAATATTACCTATTAAAAATGCTTTCgaagtagctagtttagtacTATATAATCTAGAAAAATGTTATTTTAAAGCTTAATATTTAACTTTAGCCGCGTCCCCcctaggtagtcgactaggtagtcGATTAGGCGTATAGAGCCATAAAGCACTAGCAAGTCCTAAACAACCAGATTAATAAGTATTGTTAATCAAAGCCCTAATTACTTGTTAAATTAAAAGTAGTCGTCTAAGCCCTATATAGAGGTAAATCGACTAGGTAATTAAAGCAAACTAATTTTTGATATATATTATAGCAACTATTCGCTAGTAAGCCCATGATTTAAGCGCTATAAATAAGATGAAAAGCAAAAATTACTAGAAATCTATAAAGTATACTACCTAATTGGATGGATTCATTAATTATTAAGGGTAGAGAGGTATTTAACTAAAAAATACATTATATGTTATTTTTAAGATGGTCGGCTAGTTATTTTGTTATATTACTAAAAGATACATAGCTATGAGAGGTATAAACATATATTTTTCAATAATCGTATCCTCAAAATACTTATAAATATGTTTAATATATTTGTAAAACGTACCTAAGTATAAAAAGGATGATATAATACGCTTTAGTTGTTGAAAAATAAAGTTGTAATTTATCGCATTTAGTATGGTATATAGGATAGGCGGGTCACTTGTGAAATACTTTAGCTAATAGGTCCTTAAAAAGTAGTTCTTTACGTTTAATTTATCTTAAGACGGCTAATCGTATAAGAGTTAAATTGCCTTTCTAGCTATCGTAGCGTAATTTCGTCTATATTCTACCTATTGGGGGTAATTTTAATTCACTTATTAGTAGGTAAATGCTCATGCGATACATAGTATTAGTATAGTAATGATACAAACATAATAGTTAAAGGGAGTAGAAATCCAATTATACGTATAGATTTAATCACTATGACCTTATAATGCCTTTGACTATCGCTTTAAATCCTATTATAGAGTTAATTTAATCGAGTTTGGAGATATCCTCTAGTTAGATACTATTTTTGTTAATTATACCGTAGACCGTAATTCAATAGAGAGCCAGCTATACTAGCGAGTCGGCCACCCCAAAATAACCTAGCAAATACAATGAATTATAACTCACTTAGTATACTAGCGACAATAGCTTAAGATGAGATTTCACCTTGTACTAACTACTACTATTTAGATTATAACTAGCTTATTTGTAGAGTATGAAATATTTGCGATGCATTAGGGTCTAGATATATAGACTTAACATAGTCGCAAAAAATCAAATAGTAGTAAAGGTTAAAATTCTTACTCTAATACCTTCATATTAAATTTTGTTAATAAGGGAATAAAAATGTTAACAACTATACAAAAGGAGTAGTATAGAGGTACTTAATATACCCTCTAGGATATACTTATCCGAATAGTACTTATTTATAGATACTAAAGTACTATAAGCGATCCTTAACATAATTCCTTAGTGACCCGCCTATCTCGAGACATCATACTATGAAAAGTATATGATGTTTTAACTTAGTATTTCAATAGCAATATGTTTACTTTGTTTTATTATTAGTATGATACTACTATAAGCCATATTAAATAGTATAGACTTTTAGATATGGTCTAAGTAGCACTAAAATACAATTAAATACAATATAAAGCTATTGTTGCTAAGATAGTAATAGTTTATCATAATCACTATAGTATATCGGGGTAGGGCGAGTCGCTTAGGAATTATACTAGCTATTAGAGTACTCGCGTCTAAGCTTCTCTACTATTTTAATGCTAAATATAGTCCTATGAAGTATACTATAGAGACTTTTTTAGTATCTTTTTAAATAGCATAAGTATTTACTTATAGCGTTTATAGGTACTACTACTCTGATTTTACCTTCGATACTATATACTACTACCTACATATATAGTAAGTAG is part of the Penicillium psychrofluorescens genome assembly, chromosome: 4 genome and encodes:
- a CDS encoding uncharacterized protein (ID:PFLUO_006533-T1.cds;~source:funannotate), with product MDGSVQTANINSRLRTLEHLARELMGSPGASEVDPEVMKAVIILSDNCNRRVKSSRSVSRDSSEPCQTPETQAHASQENGNPSMPPLPPIRDISLEKAVFTHPGVGNNNKATYDRLEILGDAYIELIATRMVWEQFTDIPSGRISQIRELLVKNETLSSFASIYGFDRRASVPSDHASQSKRWTKTKGDIFEAYVAAVILSDHTHGYQTAVEWLSRLWVPLLSSLDHQQTELRSKEALAKKIMGKGIKLEYMGERPTIQQKGGTQTHFIGVYLTGWGWTKKHLGSGKGLSKAAAGDQAAQQALQNIPLILEIMEAKRSWELQET